The following proteins are encoded in a genomic region of Mycolicibacterium confluentis:
- a CDS encoding sulfurtransferase, whose protein sequence is MPLPADPSPDLKGYAHPERLVTADWLSAHLGSKGLAIVESDEDVLLYDVGHIPGAVKIDWHTDLNDPAVRDYITGEQFAALMDRKGISRDDTVVIYGDKSNWWAAYALWVFTLFGHPDVRLLNGGRDLWISDGRDTTLDVPSRTSTGYPVVERNDAPIRAFKDDVLASLGREILIDVRSPQEYTGERTHMPDYPEEGALRGGHIPSAISVPWAKAADDHGRFRSRAELDEIYRFATEGEPGHPVTAYCRIGERSSHTWFVLTHLLGLDNVRNYDGSWTEWGNTVRVPIVTGEQPGHAPTS, encoded by the coding sequence GTGCCTCTGCCTGCAGATCCCAGCCCTGACCTCAAGGGCTATGCCCATCCCGAACGCCTGGTGACCGCCGACTGGCTGTCGGCTCACCTGGGCAGCAAGGGCCTGGCCATCGTCGAGTCCGATGAAGACGTCCTGCTCTACGACGTCGGCCACATACCCGGTGCGGTCAAGATCGACTGGCACACCGACCTCAACGACCCGGCGGTGCGCGACTACATCACCGGTGAGCAGTTCGCGGCGCTGATGGACCGCAAGGGCATCAGCCGGGACGACACCGTGGTGATCTACGGCGATAAGAGCAACTGGTGGGCGGCCTACGCGCTGTGGGTGTTCACGCTCTTCGGCCACCCGGACGTGCGTCTGCTCAACGGCGGCCGTGATCTGTGGATCTCCGACGGCCGCGACACCACCCTCGACGTGCCGTCCAGGACGTCGACGGGCTACCCCGTCGTTGAGCGCAACGACGCTCCCATTCGCGCGTTCAAGGACGACGTGCTGGCCTCGCTCGGCCGCGAGATCCTCATCGACGTGCGGTCACCTCAGGAGTACACCGGCGAGCGCACGCACATGCCCGACTACCCCGAAGAGGGCGCGCTGCGCGGCGGGCACATCCCGTCCGCGATCTCGGTGCCGTGGGCCAAGGCCGCCGACGACCACGGCCGGTTCCGCTCCCGCGCCGAACTCGACGAGATCTACCGCTTCGCCACCGAGGGCGAACCCGGTCACCCCGTCACCGCGTACTGCCGCATCGGTGAGCGGTCAAGCCACACCTGGTTCGTACTGACGCACCTGCTGGGCCTGGACAACGTCCGCAACTACGACGGCTCGTGGACGGAATGGGGCAACACCGTGCGGGTGCCCATCGTGACCGGCGAGCAGCCAGGGCACGCACCGACGTCATGA
- a CDS encoding SufE family protein, which translates to MSMPAALAEVVSDFAEVDGQDKLQLLLEFAQELPALPADLEEAAMEPVPECQSPLFLHVDASDPAHVRLYFSAPPEAPTTRGFASILATGLDGHSKDDILAVPDDFYTDLGLAKLISPLRLRGMSAMLTRIKRRLREA; encoded by the coding sequence ATGAGCATGCCCGCCGCCCTGGCCGAGGTGGTCTCCGACTTCGCCGAGGTCGATGGCCAGGACAAGCTGCAACTGCTGCTCGAGTTCGCCCAGGAACTGCCCGCGCTGCCCGCCGACCTCGAAGAGGCCGCCATGGAGCCGGTCCCCGAATGCCAGTCGCCCCTGTTCCTGCATGTCGACGCGAGCGATCCCGCGCACGTCAGGCTGTACTTCAGCGCGCCTCCCGAGGCGCCGACGACACGGGGCTTCGCGTCGATCCTGGCCACCGGACTCGACGGGCACTCGAAGGACGACATCCTGGCCGTGCCCGACGACTTCTACACCGATCTGGGCCTCGCGAAGTTGATCAGTCCGCTCCGGCTGCGGGGGATGTCGGCCATGCTGACCCGCATCAAACGCAGGCTGCGCGAGGCCTGA